One Corynebacterium aurimucosum genomic window, ACAAAGGCCAACAGCAATGCGCCGATAAGCATGCGTGCTCTCCTTCCCCACCAATGATTAAGGGCTCTGTGCTTTACAAAGAATGTATACCTACGAACGTATACCTACATAAAAGAATAACGGCGCCCCCGCAGGGACGCCGTTCATTCACTGATTAATAGTTGGACTTGCCGGTTTCACCGTTGGGAGCAGCGGTGCCGCGGGACTCCAGCTCCTCAAGCTGAGACTGCAGCAGGGTCTTGAGGCGGGTACGGTACTCGCGCTCGAAGGTACGCAGCTCGGAAATGCGAGCCTCCAGAGCGGTCTGCTGCTGCTTGACCGTGTTCATGACCTCGGTGTGCTTCTTCTCGGCATCTGCCTGCAGGGCAGCTGCCTTCTCCTCAGCCTGGCGAATCTGTGCCTCGGCGCGGGACGTTGCGTCAGACTCAGTCTGCTTTGCCTTGTTCTCGGCATCCGCCACCAGCTTCTTGGAGCGGGTATCGGCTTCCTGCAGCTGTGCATCGTAGCGCTTCTGGGCGTCAGCAAGCTGGGCCTTGGAGTGCGAGTCGGCGTCGGCAAGCTGCTTCTCTGCAGCCGTACGAGCCTCAGCGAGCATGGACTCGGAATCAGCCTTAGCCTCGCTGGTAAGACGGTCCGCCATCTCCTGAGCCAGACCCAGCACGCGGGCGGCCTGCATGTGGGTATCCGGGGTGGCGAGGCCCTGTTCGGTGGACTGAGCAGCACCTGCACCAGCCACAGCAGCGGCGGAGGAGGCAGTGGTGGAAGCAGCCGAGTTCTTCTTTGCGGACTCCAGCTCCTTCTTGGTGCGCTCCAGCTCCTTCTTGGAGGCCTCGAGCTCGCGCTTGGCGGCAGCAGCTTCTTCGCGAGCAGTCTTAAGCTCCGCGGAGTTGTCCTGTGCCTGAGCAGCCGGTGCCTGGGCGGACTGTGCCTGAGCGGCCTTCGCCTGCTCCTGCGCACGCTTGGTCTCTTCCTTGGCCTTGGCAATCTCGTTCTTGGAGTCAGCCAGCTTTGCTTCGTACTCGGCGCGCAGCTTGGACTCGACTTCCTTACGTACGGCGGCCTCATCGACCTTTGCGGCAGAAGCGCCGCCAGCAGCGGGAGCCGGAGCCTGAGACTTCAGTTCCTCAACCTGGGCGTGGAGATCATCGTTCTCATCCTGCAGCTGAGCAAGAGCATCCTCAACGAGGTCGAGGAACTGATCGACCTCATCCTCGTTGTAGCCACGCTTGCCAATTGGCGGCTTGCTGAAAGCGACGTTGTGTACATCAGCTGGTGACAGTGGCATTGACTTCTCTTCCCCTTACGAATCGGTCAAACCTCTAGAGGGTCCAGAGGCCGGGTACATATGCGGTTAATAATACGGATTGTGGTAACTCATTGTATCCGAATCAACACATTATCTAACGCTGGCACGAGTCTCAACGTTAACAGGAGGGTTTAATACACCCGTTTATTACATTGCAAGCCCATTGGCGCTGAAAAATAGCCAGCCAATAAGTTGCGAAAGGATGGACAAAAGCAGGAACAAAACGATGATGGAAACGTCGAGCGCAATGCCTCCTAGCTGCAGCGGCGGAATAACCTTACGCAGCGCCTTAACTGGCGGGTCAGTGACGACGAAGAGCACCTCGGCAACCATCATGAACCAGCGGGGCGGATTGAATTGGCGCGAGAAAGACTGAATCATCTCGATGACGATGCGCGCCAACAAAATCCACGAGTAAAGACTCACGGCGACGAGCAGAATTGAACCTAAAGCATTCACAGTGCCCGAGCCTATCCGAACCACCCCCGCGGACGGTACTCCCCTGCCCGAGGGTTCGCCCTCGGCGAACAGAGATGGCACCGCGGCAGCCGCACCGCCGCCGAGAATACCGCTCCGCTTAGACCGCTAGGGAAATAGCGAGAAAACCAACAAACCGCCCCATCGCCCCCTCCCCCTTAGCCAACACAGGGGAAAATAGGCGATGAAGCGGTTAAAGCGCGAAGTCTTTAGCGCAGGTGCGCTGCGCGTTCGAGCTCAACAGTGGAGATATCGGCGCCCTTCGGCACGATAGCGAAAACCTTACGGCTGGTGTCCACGCCCTTCGTCAGGTTCTTCATGCGGCCTTCCAGTGCAAAGCAGAGGCCAGCAGCGAAGTCAACGAAGCGCTTTGCGGAGCCGCGATCAGCGTCAGTGAGCTCGAAGACCACTGCGTCACCGTCACGGAAGGGGCCGCCAACCTTCGCTGCATCGTCGAAGGAAACGAGCGACAGCGCCACGATAGTCGGGACAAATTCCTCTTCCTGCTTTTCGTAGGAAGGTGCATACGCCGGAGCGCTATAAGCGCGCTCGTCTGCGTAGTAAGCATCGTCGGCGTCCATGTCCATCGGGCCTAGCCCGAAGAACTCTTTAGTCCTATCAATCAGTGACATTCTGGGTCTCCCTCTGACCTAGTGTGCTGTTCATTTGCTGTCTTGTAATGCACTTTTACAATGACAATTAACCTAGCGGGCGCTCTCCCATAATTCCGGTTCCGACACGCACGACATCTGTTCCAGATGCAATCGCCGGCTCCATGTCAGCGCTCATTCCGGCGGACATTTTCAGGTCTCGCCCAAGCTTGGCCGCCACCTCATCCGTCAGCGCCCTCACCTGGGTGAAAACCTCCGCCGGATCGCTCTCCAGCGGTGGAACCACCATGAAGCCACACAGCTGCAGGTTCTCCAGATCTTCGACCAGATCCACCAGAGCGGATACCCCCTCTAGCGGGCAGCCACCACGCGCGGTATCACCGTCGGCGGAGACCTGAATATAGACCGGAAGCGTGTCCTCACGCTGGCCGCGCTCCTGGGCAAGAGCCACGCCGCGGTCGAGTGCTCTGGCGAGTTTTTCTGAGTCAAGCGAGTGAACACTATGCGCCCACCGGGCCACGTGGTTCGCTTTCTTGGTCTGTACTTGGCCGATCATGTGGAACCGCATCTCGGGCAAGACCTCCGCCTTGGCGCGGGCCTCCTGCTCGCGATTTTCTGCCACATCCGTTACCCCTAGCTCCGCTAGCAGCGCGATGTCTTCGGCCGGGTGAAACTTCGTCACAGGCAGCAGCTGCGGGGCGGGGCGGCCAGCGGCCTCAGCAAAGCGGTGAATATCCGAACGGGTGCGCGCCAGGCCGGCCCGCAATTCTTCGCGGCGCGCGGTGTTGTTATTAGTCATTAATCCTCCAACCAAATCACGCCGGCTTGGCGTCCAGTAACGCCCTCGCGGCGATATGAAAAGAAATCTGTGTCCTCAATCGTGCAGCGTGGGTCCGACTCAATGGCCGTGACTCCCATGCCCATCAGCTGGCGAATCACACCGGCGCGCACGTCGACGCCCCAGGTACCCGACGCCGTGCGGGTCTTGGAGCCGGGCAGGTGCTTCTCGACGTCCTCCGCCATCTGCTCCGGAACCTCATAGTTACGCCCAGAAGCGGCCGGCCCCATAAGCACCTGGATCGACGAAGGGGTAGCCCCCAGCTCAATCATCGCGTTGACCGTGTTCCGAACGATTCCATTGCGCGCGCCCAGACGCCCGGCGTGGGCGGCACCGATGACGCCCGCGGAGACGTCGACAAGCAGCACCGGCGTGCAATCAGCCACGAGCACGCCCAACCCCAGGCGTTTTTCGGTGGTCACCACCGCATCGGTGGCCGGCACGGGCTCCTTCGCGCCGCGGTGTTCGGCGCCCACGACCGTCACGGTATTGGTGTGCAGCTGCTCCATCCACACGATGTCCTCTAATCCCGTTGCTCGGAGAAGTCTCTCGCGATTGGCGGCCACAGCGGCGGGGTCATCGCCGACGTGATCGCCTAAGTTGAAAGAGTCATAGGGGGACGACGACGCCCCGCCAGCACGGGTTGTAAACACCATGCGGACGGGGCGTCGTGCTGCGTGTGCTTCCTCGTTTACTGGCATGCACTCCAGAGTAGCTGGCTGGGACTAGCGCATGAAGGACGGCACGTCGAGATCGTCGTCGCCATCGTCATCGAAGTCACGGCTGTTGCGCTCAGCGGGGCGCGAGAGGCGGTACTCGTCATCGGCACCACGGCGGTACTCTTCGCCACGGAAGCGATCCGAGGTGGTAAACAGTCCGCTCGACGGGGCTGGCTCAGCCGGCTGCTCGCGCTCGTAGGAGTGGCGCGGGGTGTACTCCTCGCGGCCGATGCGCTGGGACTCAGCTCGCTGCGGCTCGGCACGGGTGTACTCTTCGCGCGGGGCCTCGGTGCGCGGCGCGGCGGGGCTCTCAGGCTGTGCTTCAGCACGGTTCTCGAAGAGGGAACCCGGGCGTGCGGCCGGGGTAGCCTCCGAACCTTGCTGCTGTGCCTGGCCAGACTGCGCCGGCTGGGAGGTCATATTGGCCTGCGCGTCGAAGCCGGTGGCGATGATGGTAACGCGGACTTCGTCTCCAAGGTTGTCATCGATGATGGTGCCGAAGATGATGTTGGCGTCCTCGTCGGCACGCTCCTCCACCATGGAGGCAGCCGCGTTGACTTCGTGGAGGCCCAGGTCGGAGCCACCAGCGATAGACAGCAGAACGCCCTTGGCGCCCTCCATGGTGGACTCCAGCAGCGGGGAGTTAATGGCCTGCTCAGCAGCGTTGAGCGCGCGGTTATCCCCGCGAGCAAAACCGATGCCCATGAGGGCGGAACCTGCGTCGGACATGACGGAGCGAACGTCCGCAAAGTCGACGTTGATCATGCCCGGGATGGTGATGAGGTTGGTAATACCCTGCACACCATTGTGCAGGACTTCGTCGGCGGCGCGGAAGGCTTCGACGATAGACAGCTCCTCGCCGCCCAGCTGCATGAGGCGATCATTCGGAATAACGATGAGGGTATCGCAGACCTCGCGCAGCTCTTCGATGCCGGCCATGGCCTGACGGGTGCGGCGCGCGCCCTCGAACTTGAACGGGCGGGTAACGACACCGACGGTCAGAGCGCCCATCTTCTTTGCGATGGAGGCAACGACAGGGGCTGCGCCGGTACCGGTTCCGCCGCCCTCGCCAGCGGTGACGAAGACCATGTCGGAGCCCTGGAGGGCGTCTTCGATTTCGGTCTTGTGATCCTCCGCGGAGGTCTTTCCTACCTCCGGGTTAGCGCCGGCGCCGAGGCCGCGGGTGGCCTCGCGTCCGATGTCGAGCTTGGTATCCGCATCCGAGAAAATCAGCGCCTGGGAATCGGTGTTGATCGCCACGAACTGGACTCCCTTGAGCCCTTCTTCGATCATGCGGTTGACAGCGTTGACACCGCCGCCGCCGACGCCGACGACCTTGATGTCCGCGAGATTGTTGCTAGATGAGATCATACGAGGGTCTCTTGCCTTTCGAATAAGGTTTTAATGTAAACGAGGAGGCGCCTCTTTTCGTGAGAGGCGGTTACATCCATCTTTAACGACAATGGGGTAATTTCGGCGCACATTTTGCCGCGTGTCGGTACCCTCAACCTCTACTTTAGGGTTGCTGACATGCGGTTTTCTTAACAAGCGCCCCACCCGTCCCACTCGCGACGCCCCTAGCGGCGAGTCACCAGCGACGGGTTAGAAATGTTCCAGGATTCGCCCTCAAGCTTGAGCACATCTTCGAAAGCAATCGCCTTGTTTTTATTGTCTTCGGATGCCCCCCAAAAGATGGTTTTCTCATCCTTTGTGTGGAAAGTCAGCGAATACCTGTCTGCGATCTCGAGGGTCGTCACCTTCTCCCGAATCGGCGCGGGGAGGGCTGCAACGGCCTCGACGGCCGCCTGCATCTCTGGGGAGCCGGAGTCTGTGCTACCGGTCAGCTCCACGGCCTCGGGTGGTGCTTCATCTTCCACAAATTCCTTACCGTGATTATCTACCAACACCGTCGTGC contains:
- a CDS encoding DivIVA domain-containing protein translates to MPLSPADVHNVAFSKPPIGKRGYNEDEVDQFLDLVEDALAQLQDENDDLHAQVEELKSQAPAPAAGGASAAKVDEAAVRKEVESKLRAEYEAKLADSKNEIAKAKEETKRAQEQAKAAQAQSAQAPAAQAQDNSAELKTAREEAAAAKRELEASKKELERTKKELESAKKNSAASTTASSAAAVAGAGAAQSTEQGLATPDTHMQAARVLGLAQEMADRLTSEAKADSESMLAEARTAAEKQLADADSHSKAQLADAQKRYDAQLQEADTRSKKLVADAENKAKQTESDATSRAEAQIRQAEEKAAALQADAEKKHTEVMNTVKQQQTALEARISELRTFEREYRTRLKTLLQSQLEELESRGTAAPNGETGKSNY
- a CDS encoding YggT family protein; amino-acid sequence: MNALGSILLVAVSLYSWILLARIVIEMIQSFSRQFNPPRWFMMVAEVLFVVTDPPVKALRKVIPPLQLGGIALDVSIIVLFLLLSILSQLIGWLFFSANGLAM
- a CDS encoding cell division protein SepF, producing the protein MSLIDRTKEFFGLGPMDMDADDAYYADERAYSAPAYAPSYEKQEEEFVPTIVALSLVSFDDAAKVGGPFRDGDAVVFELTDADRGSAKRFVDFAAGLCFALEGRMKNLTKGVDTSRKVFAIVPKGADISTVELERAAHLR
- a CDS encoding YggS family pyridoxal phosphate-dependent enzyme, encoding MTNNNTARREELRAGLARTRSDIHRFAEAAGRPAPQLLPVTKFHPAEDIALLAELGVTDVAENREQEARAKAEVLPEMRFHMIGQVQTKKANHVARWAHSVHSLDSEKLARALDRGVALAQERGQREDTLPVYIQVSADGDTARGGCPLEGVSALVDLVEDLENLQLCGFMVVPPLESDPAEVFTQVRALTDEVAAKLGRDLKMSAGMSADMEPAIASGTDVVRVGTGIMGERPLG
- the pgeF gene encoding peptidoglycan editing factor PgeF, with the translated sequence MPVNEEAHAARRPVRMVFTTRAGGASSSPYDSFNLGDHVGDDPAAVAANRERLLRATGLEDIVWMEQLHTNTVTVVGAEHRGAKEPVPATDAVVTTEKRLGLGVLVADCTPVLLVDVSAGVIGAAHAGRLGARNGIVRNTVNAMIELGATPSSIQVLMGPAASGRNYEVPEQMAEDVEKHLPGSKTRTASGTWGVDVRAGVIRQLMGMGVTAIESDPRCTIEDTDFFSYRREGVTGRQAGVIWLED
- the ftsZ gene encoding cell division protein FtsZ, with product MISSSNNLADIKVVGVGGGGVNAVNRMIEEGLKGVQFVAINTDSQALIFSDADTKLDIGREATRGLGAGANPEVGKTSAEDHKTEIEDALQGSDMVFVTAGEGGGTGTGAAPVVASIAKKMGALTVGVVTRPFKFEGARRTRQAMAGIEELREVCDTLIVIPNDRLMQLGGEELSIVEAFRAADEVLHNGVQGITNLITIPGMINVDFADVRSVMSDAGSALMGIGFARGDNRALNAAEQAINSPLLESTMEGAKGVLLSIAGGSDLGLHEVNAAASMVEERADEDANIIFGTIIDDNLGDEVRVTIIATGFDAQANMTSQPAQSGQAQQQGSEATPAARPGSLFENRAEAQPESPAAPRTEAPREEYTRAEPQRAESQRIGREEYTPRHSYEREQPAEPAPSSGLFTTSDRFRGEEYRRGADDEYRLSRPAERNSRDFDDDGDDDLDVPSFMR
- a CDS encoding cell division protein FtsQ/DivIB, translated to MSKKTGALAVGVVLLVAVIAAAAVWLFPILTVKSFEVVGNDHVAAEDVEQASGVAKGSNLARLDAREAAQGVASLPWVESATVSRAFPSTVHIEITEHEAVAFVRNGGTTVLVDNHGKEFVEDEAPPEAVELTGSTDSGSPEMQAAVEAVAALPAPIREKVTTLEIADRYSLTFHTKDEKTIFWGASEDNKNKAIAFEDVLKLEGESWNISNPSLVTRR